A window of Halobellus sp. LT62 contains these coding sequences:
- a CDS encoding DUF2237 family protein: MSERNVLGGEIATCSADPTTGFERDGCCGTHPNDRGRHELCAVMTGDFLAFSKSRGNDLVTPRPEFQFPGLDPGDRWCLCLGRWVEALEATQAERLPETTVPPVVLEATNEAVLDSVELETLETHAYDV; this comes from the coding sequence ATGTCCGAACGGAACGTTCTCGGCGGGGAAATCGCCACCTGTAGCGCTGATCCGACGACCGGTTTCGAGCGCGACGGGTGCTGTGGAACCCATCCCAACGATCGGGGACGACACGAACTCTGTGCGGTGATGACCGGGGACTTCTTGGCGTTCAGCAAATCGCGAGGCAACGATCTCGTGACGCCGCGCCCCGAGTTCCAGTTTCCCGGACTGGACCCGGGCGATCGTTGGTGTCTCTGTCTTGGACGGTGGGTCGAGGCGCTCGAAGCCACGCAGGCCGAACGCCTTCCGGAAACGACCGTCCCGCCCGTCGTCCTCGAGGCGACGAACGAGGCGGTGTTGGATTCCGTGGAACTGGAGACGCTCGAAACCCACGCGTACGACGTATGA
- a CDS encoding formate/nitrite transporter family protein, with translation MSDANDDGSDDELRESLDRAASGAPAAGWAVRDRFSANEIFERILASAAQEIGAPKQQLFFSGLAAGFAIVLTFLGHIVGMEMFPDNRFLSSILYPVGFIYIILGHYQLYTENTLPPVALALARLASIPLLLRVWGVVLIGNIVGAGLGAYLLVYGGVLSPEAVQTGTTFVSSGLDHEWWSIFNRALFAGWLVAGVVWLDHAARDTISRLFVIYVSFYLIAAADLYHVITAASEAFYFLLTTDSGVFIVFSQYWLPILLGNTIGGVFLLTLVNYAQTEQSRYPGIRELTIRELLFSWRGGADPPVSEETDDTTTNTEH, from the coding sequence GTGAGTGACGCAAATGACGATGGGTCGGATGACGAACTCCGTGAGTCGCTCGACCGAGCCGCATCCGGGGCTCCGGCTGCAGGGTGGGCAGTTCGGGACCGCTTCTCGGCGAATGAAATCTTCGAACGAATTCTGGCGAGTGCCGCCCAAGAAATCGGGGCCCCTAAGCAACAACTGTTTTTCAGCGGTCTGGCCGCCGGGTTCGCCATCGTCCTCACCTTCCTCGGGCATATCGTCGGTATGGAGATGTTCCCCGATAATCGGTTCTTGAGCTCGATCCTCTATCCTGTTGGATTCATCTATATTATCCTCGGTCACTACCAGCTGTATACCGAGAATACGTTACCTCCCGTTGCCCTTGCCCTCGCTCGCCTCGCCAGTATTCCACTCCTCTTGCGCGTCTGGGGGGTTGTCCTGATCGGCAACATCGTCGGAGCGGGACTCGGTGCGTACCTGCTGGTGTACGGTGGGGTCCTTTCGCCGGAAGCAGTCCAAACCGGGACTACGTTTGTCAGTAGCGGACTTGATCACGAATGGTGGTCGATCTTCAACCGGGCGTTGTTTGCCGGGTGGTTAGTCGCGGGGGTTGTGTGGCTCGATCACGCCGCGCGAGATACAATCTCGCGGTTGTTCGTCATCTATGTCTCTTTCTATCTGATAGCCGCTGCCGACCTCTATCACGTGATAACCGCTGCGTCTGAAGCATTCTACTTTCTGCTAACTACTGACTCGGGAGTTTTCATCGTCTTTTCTCAGTACTGGCTGCCGATCTTGCTCGGCAATACTATCGGCGGTGTGTTTTTGCTTACACTAGTGAACTATGCTCAAACCGAACAATCCCGGTACCCGGGGATCCGTGAACTCACCATCCGTGAGCTACTGTTCAGCTGGCGCGGAGGGGCAGATCCACCAGTGTCAGAGGAAACAGACGATACTACCACCAATACTGAGCACTGA
- a CDS encoding Eco57I restriction-modification methylase domain-containing protein, with the protein MSQATLADRPYVNSNLFSGHYLDERLQDRDEWDCDEAASEAMADLQALYELEGELVTGYSEDALIDNWIDEVLDTLGFGTQVEVSLPGRGGFVDELLFENSERRRNAAKVYLDSEDTRDLFERGVGLVEAKQWDADFTARFSEQRPYRNASHQIKHYLENTPENIQWGVLTNGRKWRLYGTKNYETQTYFEVDLPELLERGDLEAFKYFYVFFRPGAFHESGGTTFLDEVWSESETASQELGEDLQDNVFTAVRVLGKGFVETNDSLDIDPGDEEALGELKEQSLVLLYRLMFVLYAESRGLIHPEGQAAQDDYENNFSLDELRIEIHDAIGEVDDGFEDEFSTYSTSMWSRLEDLFRLIDQGEEDLGIPPYNGGLFNHDEHEFLTENEVSNRYLAEVIYRLSTAQNDEGRYVLADYADLDTRHLGSVYEGLLEHQFRIAPEQYAAVAEDGGQVWKPATEVSVADAVETVDEGGLYVVNDEGERKATGSYYTPDYVVTYIVEETVGPLVEEIREDLIEQGFEPGTQEYIGPFFRRVTDLRILDPAMGSGHFLTKATGYLSEQVMSEVREAESEFGVAFDERHVRREITKECIYGVDLNGMAVELAKLSMWLETLAADRPLAFLDHHFKQGNSLVGSDIEDVLDNGDDADAEDGQLTLQQSFEHTRQRALEHVMERFQELLSIENESLEDVKEMEAAFDEVQDDPLYRHLLSMANVHTAEAFGLSVPGDAYERMAEALRGESWADIEGQDWFEDAQAIADEQRFFHWELEFPVAFYGGDGEKLEDAGFDAVIGNPPYIRMEKFKDLKNYLRGAYETHASRSDMYVYFVERSIEVLQPNGEYGAIISNKFLRANYGRGLRQFLSRNVSIKNMIDFGELPVFDDASVMPLILLGTTGSYPEHPRYAEIHALDFDTLFRRVDQRAYQCDPDAISGPDWRVAPRHVSDLMDKLDQRGQPLGDVVNDQILRGIVTGLNEAFLIDGEVRDQLIDQDTRSKEVINPLVRGDDMERYRIKNREQWILYIDHGTDIDSYPAVKEYLSQYRPDLEDRATEQEWYELQQPQSAYRGHFDEPKILYPEIALEPRFAYHDGPLYPNNKCFFIPQENHELLAILNSNVTHFYLAQTCSTLGNPRDRGRIEFRAQYLTNLPIPSRLEEIETEAGDGLSNLAKKISDLKQRRASLNLNLRNYLGNYADGPKLPDIGLFQPTSSNVLGGTAEDYENLRIGDARTERDGSSVTISATARYKPSDGEEHETDRWGYTETGYLEAFTLTDLTDKEAALVEAFVPVAVDEAGGFANFRETATKTNSLVDRLEALTLPDPDDVADGLERYIDAKERAEELDAKIERTDELIDEIVYELYGLTDEEIEIVEEAVAE; encoded by the coding sequence ATGAGCCAAGCGACGCTTGCGGATCGCCCCTACGTCAACTCGAATCTGTTCTCGGGGCACTATCTGGACGAACGCCTCCAAGATCGCGACGAGTGGGACTGCGACGAGGCCGCCAGTGAGGCGATGGCCGACCTTCAAGCGCTGTACGAGCTCGAAGGCGAACTGGTCACCGGGTACAGTGAAGACGCCCTGATCGACAACTGGATCGACGAGGTGCTGGACACTTTGGGCTTCGGGACGCAAGTGGAGGTATCGCTTCCCGGCCGCGGCGGCTTCGTCGACGAACTCCTCTTCGAGAATTCAGAGCGGCGACGGAACGCCGCGAAGGTGTATCTCGACAGCGAGGATACGAGAGACCTCTTTGAACGCGGTGTCGGGCTCGTCGAGGCCAAACAGTGGGACGCCGACTTCACTGCGCGATTCAGCGAGCAGCGTCCCTATCGAAACGCCTCACACCAGATCAAACACTACCTCGAAAACACGCCCGAAAACATCCAGTGGGGCGTACTCACGAACGGCCGGAAGTGGCGGCTCTACGGGACGAAAAACTACGAGACCCAAACCTACTTCGAGGTTGATCTACCCGAGCTCTTGGAGCGCGGCGACCTAGAGGCATTCAAATACTTCTACGTGTTCTTCCGGCCGGGAGCGTTCCACGAATCGGGCGGCACGACCTTCCTCGACGAGGTGTGGTCCGAAAGCGAGACCGCGTCTCAGGAACTCGGCGAAGACCTACAGGACAACGTTTTCACGGCCGTCCGCGTGCTTGGGAAGGGCTTCGTCGAGACGAACGACAGTCTCGACATCGACCCCGGAGACGAGGAGGCGCTCGGCGAACTGAAAGAGCAATCGCTGGTGTTGCTCTACCGGCTGATGTTCGTGCTCTACGCCGAGTCGCGGGGATTGATTCACCCGGAGGGACAGGCCGCCCAAGACGACTACGAGAACAATTTCAGCTTAGACGAGCTTCGCATCGAGATCCACGATGCGATCGGCGAGGTCGACGACGGCTTCGAGGACGAGTTCAGCACGTATTCGACGTCGATGTGGAGCCGCTTGGAAGACCTGTTCCGCCTGATCGACCAAGGCGAGGAGGATCTCGGAATTCCGCCCTACAACGGCGGGCTGTTCAACCACGACGAGCACGAGTTCCTCACCGAAAACGAGGTGAGCAATCGGTATCTCGCGGAGGTCATCTACCGGCTCTCGACCGCGCAGAACGACGAGGGGCGCTACGTGCTCGCCGATTACGCGGACTTGGACACGCGGCACCTCGGCTCGGTGTACGAGGGGCTCTTAGAGCACCAGTTCCGCATCGCGCCGGAGCAGTACGCCGCGGTCGCAGAAGACGGCGGGCAGGTCTGGAAACCCGCGACGGAGGTCTCGGTCGCCGACGCCGTCGAGACCGTCGACGAAGGCGGGCTCTACGTCGTCAACGACGAGGGCGAGCGGAAGGCCACGGGCTCGTACTACACGCCCGACTACGTCGTGACGTACATCGTCGAGGAGACCGTCGGGCCGCTGGTCGAGGAGATTCGCGAAGATCTGATCGAGCAGGGCTTCGAGCCGGGGACGCAGGAGTACATCGGGCCGTTCTTCCGGCGCGTGACCGACCTGCGAATTCTCGATCCCGCGATGGGAAGCGGGCACTTCCTCACGAAGGCAACGGGCTACCTCTCCGAGCAGGTGATGAGCGAAGTCCGCGAAGCGGAATCGGAGTTCGGCGTCGCTTTCGACGAGCGGCACGTACGGAGAGAAATCACCAAGGAGTGCATCTACGGCGTCGACCTCAACGGGATGGCCGTCGAGCTGGCGAAGCTGTCGATGTGGTTGGAGACGCTCGCGGCCGATCGGCCGTTGGCGTTCCTCGATCACCACTTCAAGCAGGGGAACTCACTCGTCGGGAGCGACATCGAGGACGTGCTGGACAACGGTGATGATGCTGACGCCGAGGACGGACAACTCACCCTCCAGCAATCCTTCGAGCACACACGTCAGCGCGCTCTTGAACACGTGATGGAGCGGTTTCAGGAGCTACTCTCAATCGAGAACGAATCGCTCGAAGACGTCAAGGAGATGGAAGCCGCCTTCGACGAGGTACAAGACGATCCGCTGTATCGGCATCTCCTCTCGATGGCCAACGTTCACACTGCCGAAGCGTTCGGGCTCTCGGTCCCCGGCGACGCCTACGAGCGGATGGCCGAGGCGCTACGTGGCGAGTCGTGGGCGGACATCGAGGGCCAAGATTGGTTTGAGGACGCGCAGGCGATAGCTGACGAGCAGCGATTCTTCCACTGGGAACTAGAGTTCCCTGTAGCGTTCTACGGTGGTGATGGCGAAAAGCTGGAGGATGCTGGGTTTGATGCGGTGATCGGGAATCCGCCGTATATTCGGATGGAGAAGTTCAAGGACTTGAAGAATTATCTTCGTGGAGCATACGAAACACACGCTTCACGGTCGGATATGTACGTGTACTTCGTAGAGAGATCAATCGAAGTGCTTCAACCGAATGGGGAATACGGAGCGATTATCTCGAATAAATTCCTCCGAGCGAACTACGGTCGTGGTCTTCGTCAGTTCCTCTCTCGTAACGTCTCAATAAAAAATATGATCGACTTCGGAGAACTTCCTGTTTTTGACGATGCCTCAGTTATGCCGTTAATTCTTCTGGGAACCACAGGGTCTTATCCCGAACATCCACGGTACGCTGAGATACACGCGCTGGACTTTGACACTCTGTTCCGGAGAGTGGATCAGCGGGCTTACCAATGTGATCCCGACGCCATCAGTGGACCAGATTGGCGCGTCGCACCTCGACACGTCTCAGACCTAATGGATAAACTCGATCAGCGAGGTCAACCTCTTGGTGATGTTGTTAACGATCAGATTCTGCGTGGAATTGTCACGGGGTTGAACGAGGCTTTCTTGATAGATGGAGAAGTTAGAGACCAGCTGATAGATCAAGATACTCGATCAAAGGAAGTGATCAATCCCTTGGTCAGGGGCGACGATATGGAAAGATACCGAATCAAGAACCGCGAGCAGTGGATCCTCTATATCGATCACGGAACGGATATTGATTCGTATCCGGCTGTTAAGGAATACCTCAGTCAGTATCGACCTGACCTCGAAGATCGAGCGACAGAGCAAGAATGGTACGAACTACAACAGCCACAGTCTGCGTATCGAGGTCATTTCGACGAGCCGAAAATCTTGTATCCAGAAATCGCTCTTGAGCCTCGATTCGCCTACCACGACGGGCCTCTATATCCAAACAATAAGTGCTTCTTTATTCCCCAAGAGAACCACGAACTGCTTGCGATTTTGAACAGTAATGTGACGCATTTCTATTTAGCACAAACCTGTTCTACGCTTGGAAATCCTAGGGACAGAGGCCGAATTGAGTTCAGAGCCCAATACTTGACAAATCTCCCGATACCGTCCCGTTTGGAGGAGATCGAAACCGAAGCGGGAGATGGTTTGAGCAATCTTGCTAAGAAGATTTCAGATCTTAAACAGCGCCGTGCATCTCTCAACCTCAATCTCCGCAACTACCTCGGAAACTACGCTGACGGCCCGAAACTCCCGGATATCGGCCTCTTCCAACCGACGAGTTCGAACGTCCTCGGCGGAACCGCGGAGGACTACGAGAACCTCCGGATCGGCGACGCAAGAACCGAGCGCGACGGGTCGAGCGTCACAATCAGCGCGACGGCACGCTACAAGCCCTCTGACGGCGAGGAACACGAGACCGACCGCTGGGGCTACACTGAGACCGGATACCTAGAAGCGTTCACCCTCACGGATCTGACAGACAAGGAGGCCGCGCTCGTCGAGGCGTTCGTGCCCGTCGCTGTCGACGAGGCGGGCGGCTTCGCGAACTTCCGCGAGACCGCGACGAAAACGAACTCGCTCGTCGATCGTCTGGAGGCGCTGACGCTTCCCGATCCCGACGACGTCGCCGACGGGCTGGAGCGGTACATCGACGCCAAAGAGCGCGCCGAGGAGTTGGACGCGAAGATCGAACGGACTGACGAGCTGATCGACGAGATCGTCTACGAGCTGTACGGGCTGACTGATGAGGAGATCGAGATCGTGGAAGAGGCGGTCGCGGAGTGA
- a CDS encoding NADP-dependent oxidoreductase — translation MEDTNRSWYFVERPTGEPDADCFELREENVPEPAEGELLVRVEHLSVDPYMRGRMRDRESYAEPWDVGDVLKGGVVGEVVESNSEQYDAGDFVTGEGTWADYSVLDADDVAPVDPEVADLPAYLGVLGMPGRTAYFGLLDVGEPKPGDTVVVSGAAGAVGSVVGQIAKLNGCRVVGFAGSDEKTRWLTDDLGFDAAINYKEIDDYEAALDEAAPDGVDVYYDNVGGPITDAVFTKLNLDARVAVCGQIAYYNDESIPTGPRKLPLLIATRAKVQGLLVGDYATRFGEASEQLAEWVASGEIAHRESVVEGLENAPDAFLGLFSGDNIGKQVVRVTE, via the coding sequence GTGGAAGACACAAACCGCAGTTGGTACTTCGTAGAACGACCAACCGGTGAACCAGACGCGGACTGCTTCGAACTCAGAGAAGAGAACGTCCCAGAGCCCGCCGAAGGTGAACTGCTCGTCCGTGTCGAGCACCTCTCTGTTGACCCGTATATGCGCGGCCGGATGCGGGACCGCGAATCGTACGCGGAGCCGTGGGACGTCGGAGACGTCCTGAAAGGAGGCGTCGTCGGCGAAGTCGTCGAGAGCAACAGCGAGCAATACGACGCAGGCGACTTTGTGACCGGAGAGGGAACGTGGGCTGATTACAGCGTTCTCGACGCAGATGACGTCGCCCCCGTCGATCCCGAGGTCGCTGACCTGCCCGCCTATCTCGGCGTCCTCGGGATGCCGGGCCGGACGGCGTACTTCGGATTGCTCGATGTCGGCGAGCCCAAGCCCGGCGACACCGTCGTCGTTTCCGGGGCGGCGGGTGCGGTTGGATCGGTCGTCGGACAGATCGCGAAGCTAAACGGCTGCCGCGTCGTCGGATTCGCCGGGTCGGACGAGAAGACCCGCTGGCTCACCGACGATCTCGGATTCGACGCTGCGATCAACTACAAAGAGATTGACGACTACGAGGCCGCGCTTGATGAGGCCGCACCGGACGGCGTCGACGTCTATTACGACAACGTCGGCGGACCGATCACGGACGCCGTATTCACGAAACTGAATCTCGACGCTCGTGTGGCCGTCTGCGGACAGATCGCGTACTATAACGACGAGAGTATCCCGACCGGACCTCGAAAGCTGCCGCTGCTCATCGCGACACGCGCGAAAGTTCAGGGCCTTCTCGTCGGCGATTATGCGACCCGGTTCGGGGAAGCGAGCGAACAGCTCGCAGAGTGGGTTGCGAGCGGCGAGATCGCTCACCGTGAATCAGTCGTCGAGGGCTTAGAGAACGCACCGGATGCGTTCCTCGGACTGTTCTCCGGCGACAACATCGGGAAGCAAGTCGTCCGAGTGACGGAGTGA
- a CDS encoding HalOD1 output domain-containing protein yields MVNPVLDQITQSIAEVENTDPKALDESLERYVSTDAIRDLEAHNSNSWRLQFETRDHVIEVDGNSTILVDGERK; encoded by the coding sequence ATGGTAAATCCTGTTCTTGATCAGATCACGCAGTCGATAGCCGAGGTTGAGAATACGGATCCGAAAGCTCTCGATGAATCCCTCGAACGGTACGTATCTACAGATGCGATCCGCGATTTAGAGGCTCACAATAGTAATTCGTGGCGTCTCCAGTTCGAAACACGAGACCACGTTATCGAGGTTGATGGAAATAGTACTATTCTCGTTGATGGAGAGAGAAAGTAA